One window of Mangrovibacterium diazotrophicum genomic DNA carries:
- a CDS encoding polysaccharide pyruvyl transferase family protein, whose translation MKDNLIYYKTTADFDNTGEVLIYKSLLELLRNHGQVVIDDSTKTPRLFLERIKIQDSERLSSISKLTFSSSLWRSALQYCFRKKRVFFVTGIGAHSVKGIKSAIKNIVATVYCTGLRLFGVKLIRLGMSMQFAGKPAELSEVLLSKSFNHYYVRDSISLKNCQKAGVKKVKLAPDLSWAYNIGVKQTKINHNKIILSFREYAGTKDKQVEYKKRLSAAIISLCELINKLLPNSSFILTHQVNADLKFMGEIKSHLSENGFQSELVEEFITLDNASNYYTDANLVISNRLHVLLLAYKFGGLPIAFTDLQNHLKIKGIFEDSQLGQLLFDFNYKTPELTQLLQNVIENRERLLSSTKETAKSNKLELERITKTIFS comes from the coding sequence ATGAAGGATAATTTAATTTACTATAAAACAACTGCTGATTTTGACAACACCGGAGAAGTTTTGATCTACAAAAGCTTACTAGAGCTATTAAGGAATCACGGACAAGTAGTAATAGATGATTCAACCAAAACTCCAAGGTTATTTCTTGAACGCATCAAAATCCAAGATTCTGAACGCTTGAGCAGTATTTCCAAACTTACTTTCAGTTCTAGTTTGTGGCGATCCGCTTTACAGTATTGTTTTCGAAAAAAAAGAGTCTTTTTCGTCACGGGTATTGGTGCGCACTCGGTAAAAGGAATTAAATCGGCAATAAAAAATATAGTTGCTACTGTATATTGTACAGGGCTACGATTGTTTGGGGTAAAACTAATTCGCTTAGGAATGTCCATGCAGTTTGCAGGAAAACCTGCTGAACTTTCTGAAGTATTATTAAGCAAAAGCTTTAATCATTATTATGTGAGAGATTCAATATCACTAAAAAATTGTCAAAAGGCAGGGGTGAAAAAAGTGAAACTAGCACCAGACCTATCGTGGGCATATAATATTGGCGTTAAACAAACAAAAATTAACCATAACAAGATTATACTAAGCTTTAGAGAATATGCAGGTACGAAAGACAAACAAGTCGAATACAAAAAGCGGCTTTCAGCTGCCATCATTAGTTTATGCGAACTTATAAATAAATTGTTGCCGAACAGCTCATTTATTCTGACACATCAAGTGAATGCTGATCTTAAATTTATGGGAGAAATAAAATCGCATTTGTCTGAGAACGGATTTCAATCTGAATTAGTAGAAGAATTCATCACGCTCGACAATGCTTCAAATTACTATACTGACGCGAACTTGGTAATTTCAAACCGCCTTCACGTATTGCTTCTAGCTTATAAATTCGGAGGACTTCCTATCGCATTTACTGATCTCCAAAATCACCTAAAGATTAAAGGAATATTTGAAGATTCACAGTTAGGGCAACTCTTATTTGACTTTAACTATAAAACCCCTGAGTTAACACAATTACTTCAAAATGTCATCGAAAACAGAGAACGACTATTGTCTAGTACAAAGGAAACAGCCAAGTCAAACAAACTTGAGCTTGAGAGAATAACTAAAACAATCTTTTCATGA
- a CDS encoding glycosyltransferase yields the protein MKVLQINKYFHIKGGADSVFFNTSALLGEQGHDVIPFSIKHPKNKYSSYSKYFINAPEIRELRGIKKLLNIPRFFSNKDAARQLGKIIQEQKPDIAHIHNLFNGISLSILPVLKKHRIPVVITLHDTRFICPSSYFNLRGKLCDNCRNLFYSNCAVHKCYQDNLTNSIMCAAEMFHKDFVFKYDQYIDRYIFVSDAYHYLHKRRHSFFETKGTVLYNFVPSLLKCAINKQQGEYLFYYGRITKEKGVVTLINVMKQFPELKLKVAGTGPLLEELKTTSPKNVEFLGFLSGDTLFNELRNSSYVIVPSEWEENNPLTVIESYAHGKPVIGSKIGGIPEIILENETGFYFEPGNADSLCAALKQAQNVLPNDYAKMSVNARDFAEQHFNPATHYNELMTIYKDTIKSYENF from the coding sequence ATGAAAGTTCTACAGATAAATAAATACTTCCATATCAAAGGAGGCGCTGACAGTGTATTCTTTAATACCTCCGCTTTACTGGGAGAACAAGGCCATGATGTTATACCTTTCTCAATAAAGCATCCTAAAAACAAATATTCCTCTTACTCTAAGTATTTCATAAATGCTCCGGAGATAAGAGAACTAAGAGGCATTAAAAAGCTACTGAATATCCCCCGCTTTTTTAGCAATAAAGACGCCGCTCGTCAACTTGGAAAGATCATTCAAGAGCAAAAACCAGACATAGCTCATATCCACAATTTATTCAACGGGATCTCATTGTCCATTTTGCCGGTCTTAAAGAAACATCGCATTCCTGTTGTTATTACATTACATGATACGCGCTTTATCTGTCCCTCGTCCTATTTCAATTTAAGGGGTAAATTATGTGATAACTGTAGAAACTTGTTCTATTCAAATTGTGCAGTCCATAAATGTTATCAGGATAATTTGACAAATAGCATCATGTGCGCAGCGGAGATGTTCCACAAAGATTTCGTATTCAAATATGATCAGTATATCGATCGGTATATATTTGTCAGTGATGCCTATCATTACCTTCATAAACGAAGACACTCATTTTTCGAAACGAAAGGAACCGTCCTATACAATTTCGTCCCTTCTCTTTTGAAATGCGCGATTAATAAACAACAAGGAGAATACCTGTTTTACTATGGGCGAATCACAAAGGAAAAAGGGGTTGTCACTCTAATTAATGTGATGAAACAGTTTCCGGAGTTAAAATTGAAAGTTGCAGGAACCGGCCCCTTATTAGAAGAACTAAAAACAACATCGCCAAAGAATGTTGAATTCCTGGGTTTTTTAAGTGGCGATACCCTTTTTAATGAACTTAGAAATTCCTCTTATGTCATCGTCCCTTCAGAATGGGAAGAGAATAATCCGTTAACGGTGATTGAATCATATGCCCATGGTAAGCCAGTAATCGGATCTAAAATAGGAGGTATTCCCGAAATTATTCTGGAAAATGAGACAGGCTTCTATTTTGAACCAGGAAATGCAGATTCGTTATGTGCAGCACTAAAGCAAGCTCAAAATGTTTTGCCGAATGATTATGCAAAAATGTCAGTGAATGCCCGGGATTTTGCAGAACAGCATTTTAACCCGGCCACGCATTACAATGAATTAATGACTATCTACAAGGACACAATTAAATCGTATGAAAATTTTTGA
- a CDS encoding glycosyltransferase family 4 protein: MRIAIVRTANGALNPNKYNIQEIGLGKGLVQQGHSVDLYSSFIGISQPTIHFQNSNSTLLLIPIKGIAFKQISYYRGLITQMLKGQYDLIQVHEDSQLMTAIILKAAKKAGIKTVLYQGMYENYTGLGVIYQKTLDFLFKRTTQRNADFVYAKTNAAKAYLENKTYRDVQIQPIGLDIKDKTDPFERLESLNEFKDRFDHLLLYVGVLEPRREVNLVLQSLKVLISKKNKNIGFVIVGKGPDKRTIEREIKELALERNVYWIESVPNEQIGSIYQACDLFLLPSHYEIYGMVVMEALYNGIPVVSSPTAGPIDILTEEFLGATAPLKIALWSETINHYLNSIFNSKESKQQRKDYILKRFSWNQLAQEYLRKLENNVYESSTDK, encoded by the coding sequence ATGAGAATAGCCATTGTCCGTACAGCCAATGGTGCACTGAATCCAAACAAATACAATATTCAAGAGATAGGCTTAGGTAAAGGCCTTGTTCAACAGGGGCATTCAGTTGATCTATATTCAAGTTTCATCGGAATTTCGCAACCTACAATTCACTTTCAAAATTCAAATTCGACACTTTTGTTAATACCGATAAAGGGAATTGCCTTTAAACAAATTAGCTATTACCGAGGACTTATAACGCAAATGCTCAAGGGGCAATATGATTTGATACAGGTACACGAGGACTCGCAATTAATGACTGCAATTATTCTAAAGGCCGCTAAAAAAGCAGGTATTAAAACGGTGCTTTACCAAGGGATGTACGAAAACTATACCGGACTTGGAGTAATCTACCAAAAGACATTAGATTTTCTTTTTAAAAGAACAACCCAACGGAACGCCGACTTTGTATATGCTAAAACAAATGCAGCAAAAGCCTATTTGGAAAACAAAACTTACCGTGACGTACAAATACAACCAATTGGATTAGATATCAAGGACAAAACGGACCCTTTTGAGAGGCTAGAAAGTCTAAACGAGTTCAAAGATCGATTCGACCACCTGTTGTTGTATGTTGGCGTGTTAGAGCCCCGCAGAGAAGTAAACCTAGTACTGCAATCACTTAAAGTACTAATTTCTAAAAAAAACAAAAACATCGGTTTCGTAATTGTTGGTAAAGGACCGGATAAACGAACGATAGAACGTGAAATTAAAGAGCTAGCACTTGAACGAAATGTTTACTGGATCGAAAGTGTGCCCAACGAACAAATTGGCTCGATCTACCAAGCCTGTGATTTATTTTTACTGCCCTCACATTACGAAATCTATGGAATGGTAGTTATGGAAGCATTGTATAACGGTATTCCTGTTGTATCATCTCCAACTGCTGGGCCGATTGATATTTTAACCGAAGAATTTCTGGGTGCTACTGCCCCATTGAAAATAGCTCTTTGGTCGGAAACTATTAATCATTATCTGAATTCAATCTTTAATTCTAAGGAAAGTAAACAACAAAGAAAAGATTATATCCTTAAAAGGTTTTCCTGGAACCAATTAGCTCAAGAATACCTTAGAAAACTAGAGAATAATGTCTATGAAAGTTCTACAGATAAATAA
- a CDS encoding lipopolysaccharide biosynthesis protein — protein MSGNLKKSVVNTGFMYGKMVVSMVTTFVGTRIVLEQLGAEDFGLYNLIAGITAMLGFFRSSLSTSNQRYLSLALGAEDNKRLQEVFNSSKVLHLVLSISLIVALEVVGIYLIYYKLDIPPNSTELALIIFQFLIFDIAFSITSIPYSALISSHEDIHVIAILYTLDAIGKFAVALLLIFIQSNQLIVYAAGLTVTFTLSRMALQLYCKHKYKNLSYKFVFRGNKGLMKEIFFFTGYSSFGAISDLVRTQGIGVVLNLFFGVLINAAYALVLQINGQLRFFASSLMMTLNPQIIKAEGSGDRVKMLELALQSTKFSFFILSFVSIPIYWQLPNILDIWLKDVPKYTLELARLIIIQALIYQLTSGIHTAINSIGNIKKYQIISSFIYLMTLPLGYFTLKAGYGVSSILYISIAIEIIVFCFRIQYLNKLSHFPIVDFLKKTFRYTLLPVITATIIIIGFYKSISELNQYLAITVAFVISSLTSITSIYFIGLGKDEQSLLIKQFNLFYAKYTGI, from the coding sequence ATGAGTGGAAATCTAAAAAAGTCTGTTGTTAATACTGGCTTTATGTATGGGAAGATGGTTGTATCGATGGTTACGACCTTTGTTGGAACGCGAATTGTACTGGAACAATTAGGGGCTGAAGATTTTGGACTCTACAATTTGATTGCAGGTATTACAGCGATGTTAGGCTTTTTCCGAAGTTCTCTTTCAACCAGCAATCAAAGGTATTTATCTCTGGCATTGGGAGCTGAAGACAACAAAAGGCTCCAGGAAGTTTTCAACTCATCCAAAGTATTACATTTAGTATTATCAATTAGCTTGATCGTTGCACTTGAGGTAGTCGGAATTTACCTCATCTACTATAAACTGGATATCCCACCTAATAGCACGGAATTAGCTTTAATCATTTTTCAGTTTCTAATTTTCGACATTGCTTTTTCAATTACATCCATACCTTATTCTGCCCTCATCTCATCGCATGAAGATATCCATGTCATTGCGATTCTCTATACTCTTGACGCTATTGGAAAATTTGCTGTTGCTTTGCTCCTGATATTTATTCAGAGCAATCAATTAATCGTTTATGCAGCAGGTTTAACAGTTACTTTTACGTTATCACGAATGGCTCTGCAACTCTATTGCAAACACAAATACAAAAACCTGAGTTATAAATTTGTCTTTCGAGGAAATAAAGGCTTAATGAAAGAAATATTTTTCTTCACTGGGTACAGTTCCTTCGGTGCAATAAGCGACTTGGTCAGAACACAGGGCATTGGGGTTGTACTTAACCTTTTTTTTGGTGTCCTCATCAATGCTGCTTATGCCTTGGTTTTGCAGATAAACGGTCAACTCCGTTTTTTTGCCAGCAGCCTAATGATGACGCTCAACCCACAAATTATTAAAGCTGAAGGCAGTGGCGACCGGGTTAAAATGCTGGAATTAGCCCTGCAATCAACGAAGTTTTCCTTCTTTATTTTAAGTTTTGTGTCCATTCCTATATATTGGCAATTACCCAATATCCTGGACATCTGGTTAAAAGACGTGCCAAAATATACATTAGAGTTAGCACGTCTCATCATTATTCAAGCTTTAATTTATCAACTGACCAGTGGTATTCATACAGCCATTAATTCTATTGGTAATATCAAGAAATATCAAATCATATCGAGTTTCATTTATTTAATGACACTCCCGCTTGGCTATTTTACTCTTAAAGCAGGCTACGGGGTAAGTTCGATCTTATATATTTCCATAGCTATTGAAATAATAGTCTTTTGTTTTCGAATCCAGTACTTAAATAAGTTGAGTCACTTTCCTATAGTAGATTTTTTAAAGAAAACATTTAGATATACACTCCTCCCAGTTATTACAGCAACTATAATCATTATCGGATTTTATAAAAGCATCTCCGAGCTTAACCAATACCTGGCAATTACAGTAGCGTTCGTTATTTCTTCATTAACATCAATAACATCAATCTATTTTATTGGATTGGGAAAAGACGAACAAAGCCTGTTGATCAAACAATTCAATTTATTCTACGCAAAATATACCGGAATATGA
- a CDS encoding Coenzyme F420 hydrogenase/dehydrogenase, beta subunit C-terminal domain — MNISSTPSFLNTLKKEECYGCMACVNACGTDSISITRDSEGFIYPAVDKNKCILCGKCAKVCPLVNEPPELQEGQEVYYAWSNNTQNRLDSSSGGIFSEIATTVLSNNGLVYGAAYANDMSVVHIKITTKEELPKIRGSKYIQSDISPTFKTIKADLKAGKLVYFTGTPCQVSAIKKFTNNPDNLITSDLVCHGVPSSKMFQDQLSLFDQKINNISFRDKKRTGWGYDLRLVSDNKTWRMEPLALPYFYGFWKNLTLRPSCYNCQFATINREGDITLADYWLVRKSHPSIKTGKGVSAIIVNTDKGCKIIEDLNNITVEKSSMVNLLKGLGRLKSPVKKPQSRDLIMLEYSQKGFSYIAKNYLMPPRQVILKEKALRGLKQLILFKYWK, encoded by the coding sequence ATGAATATTTCAAGTACGCCTTCATTCTTAAACACCCTGAAGAAAGAAGAGTGTTATGGCTGCATGGCATGCGTAAATGCGTGTGGAACTGATTCTATTTCCATAACAAGAGACTCAGAAGGATTTATCTACCCTGCTGTAGACAAAAATAAATGTATTCTTTGTGGGAAGTGTGCAAAAGTGTGCCCTCTGGTCAATGAACCGCCCGAATTACAAGAAGGGCAAGAAGTATACTACGCTTGGTCAAACAATACACAAAACCGATTAGATAGTTCATCAGGTGGTATTTTCTCGGAAATAGCAACAACAGTTCTATCAAATAACGGGTTAGTATATGGCGCTGCTTATGCAAATGATATGAGCGTCGTTCATATCAAAATAACAACTAAAGAAGAACTACCCAAAATAAGGGGATCAAAGTATATACAAAGTGATATTAGCCCAACCTTTAAGACCATAAAAGCTGACCTAAAAGCTGGGAAGCTTGTTTATTTTACAGGGACCCCGTGCCAAGTCAGCGCCATAAAAAAATTCACGAACAATCCAGACAATCTTATTACTTCAGACTTAGTATGTCACGGTGTACCTAGTTCTAAAATGTTCCAGGACCAACTCTCCCTATTCGATCAAAAGATCAACAACATAAGCTTTAGAGACAAAAAAAGAACCGGATGGGGATATGATTTAAGATTAGTTAGCGACAATAAGACATGGAGAATGGAACCATTGGCCCTACCCTATTTTTATGGTTTTTGGAAGAATCTAACATTACGTCCATCCTGTTATAATTGCCAATTCGCAACTATTAACAGAGAGGGAGATATAACCTTGGCTGACTATTGGCTAGTAAGGAAATCACACCCAAGTATAAAAACAGGGAAAGGAGTTAGCGCTATTATAGTTAACACTGATAAAGGTTGTAAAATAATAGAAGATTTAAACAATATAACAGTTGAAAAGTCTTCTATGGTTAATCTATTAAAAGGATTGGGTCGACTAAAATCTCCCGTAAAAAAACCCCAAAGCCGTGACCTAATCATGCTAGAATATTCACAAAAAGGATTTAGCTATATCGCAAAAAATTATTTGATGCCTCCCCGACAGGTGATTCTCAAAGAAAAAGCACTAAGAGGACTCAAGCAATTAATATTGTTCAAATACTGGAAATAA